A region from the Methylocella sp. genome encodes:
- a CDS encoding TIGR03862 family flavoprotein, with protein sequence MTAPVEEASSEGRPAATALARAHVVVIGAGPAGLMAAEVIAAGGAGVTVFDRLAAPGRKLLLAGRGGLNITHSEDFEVMLARYGAATPRLRPANERLPPAAIRAWCEGLGQTTFIGSSGRVFPAAFKASPLLRAWLRRLGSMGVALKLRHRWMGWDKDGALSFITPDGPATVRADAVVLALGGASWPRLGSDGAWSAAMEDAGIGVAPLRPANCGVLTNWSDLFKSGFEGEPLKGIELSFRDRLVRGEAIITRTGFEGGAVYALSAPLRDAIESEGEAMLRIALRPDLSLAELERRIDGRSAKQSLSTFLRKALKLTPAAISLLHELAIASATPLSGMTAAQLARFINAAPVRLNGVAPIARAISTAGGVLFDEIDENFMLRRREGVFLAGEMLDWEAPTGGYLLQATLATGAAAGDGVLQWLGIGAAQHPES encoded by the coding sequence GTGACGGCTCCAGTAGAGGAAGCATCGTCAGAAGGTCGGCCCGCCGCGACAGCCCTCGCTCGGGCTCACGTCGTCGTTATCGGCGCCGGGCCGGCCGGACTGATGGCGGCCGAAGTCATTGCGGCCGGGGGAGCCGGCGTCACGGTGTTCGATCGGTTGGCGGCTCCTGGGCGAAAGCTTTTGCTCGCGGGCCGCGGCGGCCTCAATATCACGCACAGCGAAGACTTTGAGGTTATGCTCGCCCGCTACGGCGCCGCGACGCCGCGGCTTCGTCCAGCAAACGAGCGCCTGCCGCCCGCCGCAATCCGGGCCTGGTGCGAGGGGCTTGGCCAGACGACTTTTATCGGGTCGAGCGGCCGCGTCTTTCCGGCTGCTTTCAAGGCTTCGCCGCTTCTGCGCGCGTGGCTGCGGCGTCTTGGGTCGATGGGCGTCGCGTTAAAACTCCGCCATCGCTGGATGGGTTGGGACAAGGACGGCGCTCTTAGTTTTATCACTCCGGATGGGCCCGCCACGGTCCGCGCCGATGCGGTCGTATTGGCGTTGGGCGGTGCGAGCTGGCCGCGTCTTGGTTCCGATGGCGCATGGAGCGCTGCGATGGAGGACGCTGGAATTGGCGTCGCGCCGCTGCGGCCGGCTAATTGCGGCGTTCTGACAAATTGGTCGGACCTTTTCAAAAGCGGGTTCGAGGGCGAACCGTTGAAAGGGATCGAGCTGTCGTTTCGCGATCGGCTTGTGCGCGGCGAGGCGATCATCACGCGGACGGGATTTGAGGGGGGCGCCGTTTACGCGCTGTCCGCTCCCTTGCGCGACGCCATCGAGTCCGAGGGCGAAGCGATGTTGCGGATTGCGCTGCGCCCCGATCTATCTCTCGCCGAATTAGAGCGGCGGATCGATGGGCGATCAGCCAAGCAATCGCTGTCGACCTTCTTGCGCAAGGCTTTGAAATTGACGCCCGCCGCAATCAGTCTGTTGCATGAACTTGCAATCGCATCCGCGACGCCGCTATCCGGCATGACTGCCGCGCAATTGGCGCGGTTCATCAACGCCGCGCCGGTTCGCCTCAATGGCGTTGCGCCTATCGCTCGCGCGATCTCGACCGCGGGGGGAGTGCTGTTTGATGAAATCGATGAGAACTTCATGTTGCGCCGGCGCGAGGGCGTCTTTCTTGCCGGCGAAATGCTGGACTGGGAAGCGCCGACCGGCGGCTATCTGCTGCAAGCCACACTGGCGACGGGGGCCGCCGCCGGCGATGGCGTTTTGCAATGGCTAGGCATCGGCGCGGCCCAGCATCCCGAAAGCTAG
- a CDS encoding prephenate dehydratase, translated as MTVRKIVYQGEPGANSHIACKNVYPDWEPLACDTFEDALAAITEGEAELGMIPIENSIAGRVADIHHLLPSASLFIIGEYFLPIHFQLLGLKGARQDKIRSVYSHVHALGQCRKIIRKLNLSAHVASDTAGSAREVAEWGDPTRASIATSLAADIYGLDVLARDIEDEPHNTTRFVVLAKTAIWAERSSEPTVTSFVFRVRNVPAALYKALGGFATNGVNMTKLESYMVEGQFTATQFLADVDGHPDDPALARALEELAFFCKELKILGVYPAHPYRIESLALRPHSA; from the coding sequence ATGACCGTCCGCAAGATCGTGTATCAGGGCGAGCCCGGCGCCAATTCCCATATCGCGTGCAAAAATGTCTATCCGGATTGGGAGCCGCTGGCGTGCGATACCTTCGAGGACGCGCTTGCCGCCATTACCGAGGGGGAGGCGGAACTCGGCATGATCCCAATCGAGAACTCCATCGCGGGCCGCGTCGCCGACATTCACCATCTGCTGCCAAGCGCTAGCCTCTTCATCATCGGCGAATATTTTCTTCCTATCCATTTTCAATTGCTTGGCCTCAAAGGCGCGCGGCAGGATAAGATCCGCTCGGTGTACAGCCATGTTCACGCGCTCGGCCAATGCCGCAAGATCATTCGCAAGCTGAATCTTTCGGCCCATGTCGCCAGCGACACCGCCGGTTCAGCCCGCGAAGTCGCTGAATGGGGCGATCCGACCCGCGCCTCGATCGCAACAAGCCTCGCGGCCGACATTTATGGCCTCGACGTATTGGCCCGCGATATCGAAGACGAGCCGCATAATACGACGCGCTTCGTCGTGCTGGCCAAAACCGCGATCTGGGCGGAACGCTCCTCTGAACCAACCGTCACGAGCTTCGTATTCAGGGTGCGCAACGTGCCGGCTGCGCTGTACAAGGCGCTCGGGGGATTTGCGACCAATGGCGTCAACATGACGAAGCTCGAAAGCTATATGGTCGAAGGCCAATTCACCGCTACGCAGTTTTTGGCCGATGTCGATGGCCACCCCGACGACCCCGCGCTGGCCCGCGCGCTGGAGGAGCTGGCGTTCTTCTGCAAAGAATTGAAGATCTTGGGCGTCTATCCGGCGCACCCCTATCGAATCGAGAGCCTGGCGCTTCGGCCGCACTCCGCGTAG
- a CDS encoding NAD(P)H-dependent oxidoreductase subunit E yields MDGDTNLDVRHFDHPGEGIRRAKPVPKGRQVDPRALEEIEALLGNGSRQRDLLIEYLHLIQDKYRQISAAHLAALADVMKLSFAEVFETATFYAHFDVVKEGERPIPPLTIRVCDSLTCAMFGAEELMHAVKAGAGPHVRVVRAPCVGRCDTAPVAEIGHYFVDHATPDSVFAAVERGETHPHIPRYVGYDDYVAQGGYQLLKRVRSGAMMTEALLKSLEEASLRGLGGAGFPTARKWRAVLGEPGPRLMAINGDEGEPGTFKDRFYLETDPHRFLEGMLIGAHVVEAPEIYIYLRDEYPTARAILEHEIAQLPPGGPTIHMRRGAGAYICGEESSLLESLEGKRGLPRHKPPYPFQVGLFGKATLINNIETVFWVRDIVEKGANWWSSHGRNDRHGLRSYSVSGRVKSPGVKLAPAGVTIRELINEFCGGMADGHELRAYLPGGASGGILPASMDDIPLDFGTLEKYGCFIGSAAVIVLSQQDDVKEAALNLMKFFEDESCGQCTPCRVGTQKAAMLMEKGAWNQDLLGELSQVMRDASICGLGQAASNPLTSVIKFFPEEFAPKEAAE; encoded by the coding sequence ATGGATGGTGACACGAATTTAGACGTTCGCCACTTCGACCATCCTGGCGAAGGCATCAGGCGCGCAAAGCCAGTCCCGAAAGGGCGGCAGGTCGATCCGCGTGCGTTGGAAGAAATCGAGGCGCTTCTTGGCAATGGATCGCGCCAACGTGATCTGCTGATCGAATATCTGCATCTCATCCAAGACAAGTATAGGCAGATCTCCGCGGCGCATCTCGCGGCCCTGGCCGATGTGATGAAGCTCTCTTTCGCGGAAGTTTTTGAGACCGCGACATTTTACGCCCATTTCGATGTTGTTAAGGAGGGCGAGCGGCCCATTCCACCGCTGACCATCCGAGTTTGCGATTCCCTCACCTGCGCTATGTTCGGCGCTGAGGAATTGATGCACGCGGTCAAAGCCGGTGCGGGCCCGCATGTGCGCGTTGTCCGCGCGCCTTGCGTCGGGCGTTGCGATACGGCGCCCGTCGCCGAAATTGGCCACTATTTCGTCGATCATGCGACGCCAGATAGCGTCTTCGCAGCGGTGGAGCGCGGAGAGACGCATCCGCATATTCCGCGCTATGTCGGTTATGACGATTATGTCGCGCAGGGCGGCTACCAGCTGCTCAAGCGGGTGCGCTCCGGGGCGATGATGACCGAAGCTCTGCTCAAGTCGCTCGAAGAGGCGAGCCTGCGCGGCCTTGGCGGCGCCGGATTTCCCACCGCGCGCAAATGGCGCGCCGTTCTGGGCGAGCCAGGCCCACGCCTGATGGCGATCAATGGCGATGAAGGCGAGCCCGGCACATTCAAGGATCGCTTCTATCTTGAAACCGATCCGCATCGGTTCCTTGAAGGCATGCTGATCGGCGCTCATGTGGTCGAGGCGCCCGAGATTTATATCTATCTGCGCGACGAATATCCGACTGCCCGCGCGATCCTCGAACATGAGATCGCCCAATTACCCCCAGGCGGCCCAACCATTCATATGCGGCGCGGCGCTGGCGCTTATATCTGCGGCGAGGAATCCTCCCTGCTTGAGAGCCTCGAGGGCAAGCGCGGATTACCGCGACATAAGCCACCCTATCCGTTCCAGGTCGGGCTGTTTGGCAAGGCTACTCTCATCAACAATATTGAGACCGTATTTTGGGTCCGCGACATCGTCGAAAAAGGAGCTAATTGGTGGAGTAGCCACGGCCGCAATGATCGGCATGGGCTGCGCAGCTATTCGGTGTCGGGGCGCGTTAAATCGCCAGGCGTCAAACTGGCTCCGGCTGGCGTCACCATTCGCGAATTGATCAACGAATTTTGCGGCGGCATGGCTGACGGTCACGAATTGCGCGCCTATTTGCCGGGCGGCGCCTCGGGCGGCATTCTGCCCGCATCGATGGACGATATCCCGCTCGATTTCGGCACGCTGGAAAAATACGGTTGTTTCATCGGGTCCGCCGCTGTGATCGTTCTGTCGCAACAGGACGACGTCAAGGAGGCGGCGCTGAACCTCATGAAGTTCTTCGAAGACGAAAGCTGCGGCCAGTGCACGCCATGCCGGGTCGGAACGCAAAAGGCAGCGATGCTGATGGAAAAAGGCGCCTGGAACCAGGACCTCCTCGGCGAACTTAGTCAAGTCATGCGCGACGCCTCGATCTGCGGCCTCGGTCAGGCCGCGTCCAATCCATTGACATCCGTGATCAAGTTTTTCCCGGAAGAATTTGCGCCGAAGGAAGCCGCAGAATGA
- a CDS encoding chaperone modulator CbpM — MIDRQQFLIYARLETQTLEAWIEEEWLIPRRHAAGEDFSETDVARAHLIHGLKADLGVNDEGIGVILHLIDQVHGLRRTMRDLLQSAHKSE, encoded by the coding sequence ATGATCGATCGGCAGCAATTCTTGATCTACGCTCGCCTTGAAACGCAGACGCTGGAAGCCTGGATCGAAGAGGAATGGTTGATCCCGCGGCGGCATGCGGCAGGCGAGGATTTCTCGGAGACGGATGTCGCGCGGGCGCATCTGATTCACGGGCTGAAGGCGGATCTTGGCGTGAATGACGAGGGAATAGGGGTTATTCTCCATTTGATCGATCAGGTCCACGGCTTGCGCCGAACTATGCGCGATCTACTGCAAAGCGCGCACAAATCAGAGTGA
- a CDS encoding D-2-hydroxyacid dehydrogenase family protein, whose translation MAEAVKIASIAILDDYQNVAQSLANWRNLQPAARTVFYHDHVADIEQLVARLEPFDVVVLTRERTKFGADLIYRLPNLKLIVTIGMANAAIDVEAATARGVIVAGTTGGDPHATPALTFALILALTRGLYREAASVRAGGWQVGLGVDISGKTLSLLGLGKIGQEIAAFGKVFGMRVIAWSQNLTAEKAAEFGAERVGKDELFQQADVLSVHLKLSERTRGIAGARELGLMKPTAYLVNTSRGPIVSEEALIEALRADKIAGAALDVFDEEPLPQAHPFRFLPNVLATPHIGYVTENTYRAAFPQIVENIQAWLDKAPIRVLTA comes from the coding sequence ATGGCGGAAGCCGTAAAAATCGCGAGCATCGCAATTCTCGACGATTATCAGAATGTAGCTCAATCGCTTGCGAATTGGCGGAACCTCCAGCCGGCGGCGCGAACTGTCTTCTATCATGATCACGTCGCCGACATCGAACAACTCGTCGCTCGGCTGGAGCCGTTCGACGTCGTCGTTTTGACGCGCGAGCGGACAAAGTTCGGCGCCGATCTGATCTACCGGCTTCCAAATCTGAAGCTGATCGTCACGATCGGCATGGCGAACGCCGCAATCGACGTTGAGGCGGCCACCGCGCGCGGCGTTATCGTCGCCGGCACGACGGGGGGCGATCCGCATGCAACCCCGGCTTTGACCTTTGCGCTCATTCTCGCCCTGACGCGCGGCCTCTATCGCGAAGCGGCGTCCGTGAGAGCCGGCGGCTGGCAGGTGGGCCTTGGCGTGGACATTAGCGGCAAAACTTTGAGCTTGCTGGGTCTTGGGAAGATCGGCCAGGAAATCGCCGCCTTTGGCAAGGTTTTTGGCATGCGCGTCATCGCCTGGAGTCAAAACCTCACAGCGGAAAAGGCCGCCGAATTCGGCGCCGAGCGCGTCGGAAAAGATGAATTGTTCCAGCAAGCCGACGTGCTCAGCGTGCATCTCAAGCTCAGCGAGCGGACTCGCGGCATAGCCGGCGCGCGCGAACTCGGACTCATGAAGCCGACGGCCTATCTCGTCAACACCTCGCGCGGACCGATCGTCTCGGAAGAAGCGCTGATCGAGGCGCTTCGGGCGGATAAAATTGCGGGCGCCGCGCTCGACGTCTTCGACGAGGAGCCATTGCCGCAGGCTCACCCCTTCCGGTTCCTGCCCAACGTTCTCGCCACGCCGCACATCGGCTATGTCACCGAGAACACTTATCGTGCAGCTTTTCCTCAAATTGTCGAGAACATCCAGGCTTGGCTCGACAAAGCGCCAATTCGCGTTTTGACCGCATAG
- a CDS encoding cation diffusion facilitator family transporter codes for MTISKSPRRNCPKTVIYAAIVGNLLVAATKFGAAAFTGSSAMLSEGVHSLVDTGNELLLLYGLRRAMAQPDLNHPLGYGRELYFWSFIVALLVFALGAGVSIYEGVTHILDPTPIENPHVNYIVLALSAIFDGATWWIALRNFKGKKPYSALFQAVRESKDPPSFMVLFEDSAALLGLLIALVGTYLSVSLRMPALDGVASILIGLVLAITATILARETKGLLIGESADAAIVESILRLAEEIDGVMHANGVLTIHLAPDQIVAFFSIEFADELTTPMIEGKVCELEDRLRALHPFVVAVFVKPQSPESFKRTFTRRFNRLPDQ; via the coding sequence ATGACCATTTCTAAATCGCCACGCCGCAATTGTCCCAAAACGGTGATTTACGCCGCGATTGTCGGCAATCTTCTCGTCGCCGCGACAAAGTTCGGCGCGGCGGCGTTCACCGGCAGTTCGGCGATGCTCAGTGAAGGAGTTCACTCGCTCGTCGATACGGGAAATGAGCTCTTGCTGCTTTATGGCCTGCGTCGCGCTATGGCTCAACCCGACCTCAATCACCCCCTGGGGTATGGACGCGAACTCTATTTCTGGAGCTTCATCGTCGCTCTGCTCGTCTTTGCGCTCGGAGCGGGCGTTTCGATTTATGAAGGCGTCACCCACATCCTTGATCCGACGCCGATCGAGAACCCCCACGTGAACTACATCGTGCTCGCTCTCTCCGCGATTTTCGATGGCGCTACGTGGTGGATTGCGCTGCGCAATTTCAAGGGCAAGAAGCCTTATTCAGCCTTATTTCAAGCGGTGCGGGAGAGCAAGGATCCGCCATCGTTCATGGTGCTCTTCGAGGATAGCGCAGCACTGCTTGGTCTCCTGATCGCGTTGGTCGGCACTTATCTCTCTGTCAGCCTGAGAATGCCGGCGCTGGATGGCGTCGCCTCGATCTTGATTGGCCTCGTGCTCGCCATCACGGCGACGATTCTAGCGCGAGAAACCAAGGGCCTGCTTATTGGAGAATCAGCCGACGCCGCAATTGTCGAATCAATCCTGCGCCTCGCTGAGGAGATCGATGGGGTGATGCATGCAAATGGAGTTCTGACAATCCATCTGGCGCCGGATCAAATCGTCGCCTTCTTCAGCATCGAATTTGCCGATGAGCTGACGACGCCCATGATAGAAGGGAAGGTCTGCGAACTCGAGGATCGTCTGCGGGCGCTGCATCCTTTCGTCGTGGCTGTTTTCGTAAAGCCGCAAAGCCCTGAATCGTTCAAGAGGACTTTCACGCGTCGTTTCAACCGGCTGCCCGACCAATGA
- a CDS encoding HAD family hydrolase, translated as MTRSQSSFLFDLDGTLVDSVYQHVLAWHEALEAEGITLSIWRIHRKIGMSGGLFTHMLLRETGLEISAERIARLQKFHAEAYKRRSAAVQPLPGARELLAYLTNAAIPWAIATSGRMDSARPVLETLGVDFDRVVIVTRDQVKYAKPDPDLFLTAASRLGVEIEGATVVGDSVWDMLASRRARALGIGLLSGGYGQEELERAGAYRVYEDPADMLEHIDEVAGRQ; from the coding sequence ATGACGCGCTCACAATCATCCTTTCTGTTCGATCTCGACGGCACGCTCGTTGATAGCGTGTATCAGCACGTTCTCGCTTGGCATGAGGCGCTCGAGGCGGAGGGAATTACTCTTTCGATATGGCGCATCCATCGCAAGATCGGAATGAGCGGCGGCTTGTTCACGCATATGCTGCTTCGCGAAACGGGGCTTGAAATCAGCGCCGAACGAATCGCACGTCTGCAGAAATTTCACGCCGAGGCCTACAAACGCCGATCCGCCGCTGTTCAGCCTCTTCCTGGAGCCCGCGAACTGCTCGCCTACTTGACGAACGCCGCAATCCCATGGGCGATCGCGACCAGCGGACGCATGGACTCCGCGCGTCCCGTGCTCGAGACCCTTGGCGTCGACTTCGATCGCGTGGTGATCGTCACCCGCGATCAAGTGAAATACGCCAAACCGGATCCTGACCTCTTCCTGACCGCCGCTTCGCGGCTCGGCGTCGAGATTGAGGGAGCAACTGTGGTCGGTGACAGCGTTTGGGACATGCTTGCGAGTCGCCGCGCCCGCGCCCTTGGGATTGGCCTGTTGTCGGGCGGCTACGGCCAGGAAGAGCTGGAGCGCGCCGGCGCTTACCGAGTCTATGAAGATCCAGCCGACATGTTGGAGCACATTGACGAAGTCGCAGGCCGGCAATGA
- a CDS encoding IS5 family transposase (programmed frameshift) — protein sequence MNRDQFWLTDAQFAKIAPHLPTDTRGKARVDDRRVISGIIHVLKSGGRWIDAPLEYGPKKTLYNRYVRWAAKGVWIDLFHALAQAGGPPAQVLIDSSAVKAHRSASGGKGGRRNQAIGRSRGGRTTKIHALTDADCRPLSFMLTGGQIADCSAGAELIARLPPCEILHGDKGYDANAIRRQVEERGAMPNIPPKANRRWKNCFSPFLYRNRNAIERMFCRLKDFRRVATRYDRNAINFLATVCIAVTVSYWL from the exons ATGAATCGGGATCAATTCTGGCTGACGGACGCGCAGTTCGCGAAGATCGCGCCGCATCTTCCCACGGACACGCGCGGCAAGGCGCGCGTCGATGATCGCCGGGTGATCAGCGGGATCATTCATGTGCTGAAATCTGGCGGACGCTGGATTGACGCGCCGCTGGAGTACGGGCCAAAGAAGACTCTCTACAATCGCTACGTTCGCTGGGCTGCTAAGGGCGTTTGGATCGATCTGTTCCACGCGCTTGCGCAAGCAGGCGGGCCGCCGGCGCAGGTCCTCATCGACTCCTCGGCGGTCAAGGCGCATCGCTCGGCCAGTGGCGGCAAAGGGGGGAGAAGAA ATCAGGCCATCGGCCGTTCGCGCGGCGGGCGCACAACCAAAATCCACGCATTGACCGATGCGGACTGCCGCCCGCTGTCTTTCATGCTCACCGGCGGCCAAATCGCCGATTGCTCGGCGGGCGCGGAGCTTATCGCGCGACTTCCTCCTTGCGAAATCCTCCATGGCGACAAGGGCTACGACGCAAATGCGATCCGTCGGCAGGTCGAGGAGCGCGGAGCTATGCCGAATATCCCGCCCAAGGCCAATCGCAGGTGGAAGAACTGCTTCTCGCCCTTCCTCTATCGAAACCGCAACGCCATCGAACGCATGTTCTGCCGCCTGAAAGACTTCAGGCGCGTGGCTACGCGCTACGACCGAAACGCCATAAACTTCCTCGCGACAGTCTGCATCGCCGTTACCGTCAGCTACTGGTTGTGA
- a CDS encoding J domain-containing protein — MSRDPYEVLGVQRSDSAADIQKAYRKLVKSLHPDLNPGNREAEEKFKEVASAYDILGDAAKRKRFDAGEIDASGAERPPQQFYRNYANAGPEQNPYANESAYADLMDDDVLASLFRGARRRGPAPGRDMHYRLPIDFLTAVNGGTSRVSLPDGSTLDVAVPAGSREGQILRLRGKGEPGFEGGGPGDGLVELEVRPHPFFTREGDDIHLTLPISLSEAVLGGEVTAPTPTGSVSMRIPKGSNTGAKLRLKGKGVARPDGSRGDEYVTLKVMLPEKIDPELEAFAANWTAGKAQNPRAGMEG, encoded by the coding sequence GTGAGCAGAGATCCATACGAGGTCCTCGGCGTCCAGCGCAGCGATTCGGCCGCGGATATCCAGAAGGCGTATCGCAAGCTTGTGAAAAGCCTCCACCCCGATCTCAATCCCGGCAACCGCGAAGCCGAGGAGAAATTCAAAGAGGTCGCGTCCGCCTATGATATTTTGGGCGACGCCGCCAAACGAAAGCGCTTCGACGCTGGCGAGATCGACGCTTCCGGAGCGGAGCGTCCGCCCCAGCAATTCTATCGCAATTACGCCAACGCTGGCCCGGAGCAGAACCCTTACGCGAACGAATCGGCCTACGCAGATCTCATGGATGATGATGTTCTGGCGAGCCTGTTCCGCGGCGCGCGCAGGCGCGGACCGGCGCCCGGCAGGGATATGCATTATCGCTTGCCGATTGATTTCTTGACGGCGGTCAACGGCGGGACGAGCCGCGTCAGCCTGCCCGATGGATCGACTCTCGACGTCGCCGTGCCGGCCGGCTCGCGCGAGGGTCAGATTCTCCGCCTGCGCGGCAAAGGCGAGCCCGGCTTTGAGGGCGGCGGTCCCGGCGATGGCCTCGTCGAGCTGGAGGTGCGGCCGCACCCGTTTTTCACGCGCGAGGGCGACGACATTCATCTAACATTGCCGATCAGTCTCTCGGAGGCTGTGCTCGGCGGCGAAGTGACGGCTCCAACGCCAACGGGCTCCGTCAGCATGCGGATTCCGAAAGGCTCCAACACGGGCGCAAAGCTTCGCCTCAAAGGCAAAGGCGTCGCGCGACCCGATGGAAGCCGGGGCGACGAATATGTCACGCTCAAAGTTATGCTGCCGGAGAAGATCGATCCGGAGCTGGAGGCGTTCGCGGCTAATTGGACCGCCGGAAAAGCTCAAAATCCGCGCGCTGGCATGGAGGGGTGA
- a CDS encoding DUF4436 family protein yields the protein MSLRTTGQGSPIRAIALGASMLAVVIAYVAMAYGLDVASVPTEVKLAGGDRPADLGVYVWPQSIDVVNATMQLRVDFTPQDGLRGDRIDAPDRDLRVMVSDGRNVHEVAFKAQQPMASLSTDLDLASGAFVYYPFDRYQAQLRITTAAALAGDSAPPPLTQAVTVWQGMAGFVLTAALGKSEAGTGESSLTIDARRSDAIIFFALAAYGAMAVLGLGSFAIGALVFLRRRKLDIPLIGALAAMVFAVPALRTALPGAPPLGGRADMLVFLWAVLAAVIGLLLLIGTWAAEGPRP from the coding sequence ATGAGTTTGCGCACGACGGGGCAGGGGTCGCCCATTCGCGCGATCGCGCTGGGGGCGTCCATGCTGGCCGTGGTGATCGCCTATGTGGCGATGGCATATGGGCTTGATGTCGCTTCGGTCCCAACCGAGGTGAAACTGGCTGGCGGCGACCGCCCGGCGGATCTTGGCGTCTATGTTTGGCCGCAATCGATCGATGTCGTAAACGCGACCATGCAGCTGCGCGTCGATTTTACGCCGCAGGATGGGTTGCGCGGCGATCGGATCGATGCGCCGGACCGCGACCTCAGGGTCATGGTGAGCGATGGACGCAACGTCCATGAGGTCGCATTTAAGGCGCAACAGCCCATGGCTTCGCTGTCGACGGACCTGGATTTGGCCTCAGGCGCCTTTGTCTATTATCCATTCGATCGCTATCAGGCGCAATTGCGCATCACGACGGCCGCCGCTCTCGCGGGAGACAGCGCGCCGCCGCCGCTGACGCAGGCGGTGACGGTCTGGCAAGGCATGGCGGGTTTCGTTCTGACCGCCGCGCTCGGAAAATCGGAAGCCGGGACCGGCGAATCCAGTCTGACGATCGACGCGCGGCGGTCCGACGCCATCATATTCTTTGCGCTGGCGGCCTATGGCGCGATGGCGGTGCTTGGACTTGGGTCGTTCGCCATCGGCGCGCTGGTGTTCCTGCGCCGCCGCAAGCTGGACATCCCATTGATCGGCGCGCTGGCGGCGATGGTGTTCGCGGTGCCGGCCCTGCGAACTGCATTGCCTGGGGCCCCGCCGCTTGGCGGCCGGGCGGACATGCTGGTGTTTCTCTGGGCGGTGTTGGCTGCTGTGATCGGGCTGTTGCTGCTCATTGGGACTTGGGCGGCGGAGGGACCCCGGCCGTGA